A single region of the Grus americana isolate bGruAme1 chromosome 3, bGruAme1.mat, whole genome shotgun sequence genome encodes:
- the MIA3 gene encoding transport and Golgi organization protein 1 homolog isoform X2, protein MAAAPPPDPRLLLVLLLILPPPPSFPCAAAGPDLGRRFAERKRCADPECSMLMCRGKAMQDFKGPDCRFVNFKKGEAVYVYYKLIGKSTELWAGSVGSDFGYFPKDLLEINHNYSNEELELPTDETDFVCFDGGRDDFDNYNVDELLKSLQETIANEGETASSDPGTKPAEGVERDEEIEQVDTGKPLDDLETDELSTEDDKEALAMTKEVDSSLTEGTENTGGHSSVNSHEENSQGDQIAHEHLKGMLHGKLKGLESENTKNTSIPQGETSQLDKENEEVNAYTLLNRELSVNLKTKFGSTADAVVSDDEVTRLVTSLEDDFNEDLSINAYDAEEEPDFGDQSEDIPLLSFMAEEENKSPARLDDDENDDIESQNHEPDEDAKGATELNNQRDNEEESYSDALIFKDAFSKSKKSGDSLSVDRSESKQTKEKQDEVMLISKREAPATTQPEDLSKELLRKEPVGTGDLDSKEKTNKTEQFEEQHTVDGTGSHTEELKSTAVPDPHVLPSPGDDLQSKSFVKSKQDALKPPVGDINKSPERVSFAQVEKDENTFEHDTLDEDLESDLKHKMLWEKTKEKERAENKPSVNVPAKPVEGVKNASQSDLGDTDLLKEKLEHGMPTVEKELLRHEEDLKQTGETDHENQKTTSLNKEPEIKRGNMKETPAGEGDHSHRGAVEQPSSWENETEYSEADVKEELSRNLGKRTVFEESIEKSSPEEKSKSTPQNTNTESLTQQGTARTKDADSDKNLGTNLAKERTLRSELPSEEPDVEDDPDLKQPEEELLEDENAASAKLSQARAANVQGETLNVKSTNPELEVLSKAVSGTANPTYETGQETNSFSKETEKPISTQDASGTGNKEVDVPVSEDAKLDETVHVMEDDDESFEAEEPLAVEEDNFHSPDAEDNNDFNQRKDHLPEGVLQEDSKEVQNLEHTRNDHQQSAHFPSPADSSAAANDTVTDFSESVKRLTIMRDFLDEKRVIRLQKYLGHRHVVRIEAMFHDMNVEMELARKASHNTEDIEKALDQILEFSESSIMDVVGKVLDSRVAENKEEVVKEMDLYDEESALMDDIQELIYSLRSKYSSASESVPLASLRKQEDDQLHIQDGAEEAEYDGVSIRNPNAIDDSNQKFQQLEDKRPEQPIEEESAVNVPPEHEEANFSDNREAEEGYDSERGSLLEDTSFGSAVSGQSAMEDIAADPDEDAGRPADGGAEAGAASRGVLDEAAPAARELLRRLVATLPEEIRPGPDFHGLPWEPVIITALVGIATLAIIFWRTCLSVKSRIYQVTEKQLAEKIKNLLQEKTEILEKMSEYDQKIKEAKESVKAAQEQKDILSDETAELKDTVKGLEEANRQLDDKVKNLHVMLETERKKNEKKQNKISETQKSLEKLQEAVSVHSVELSEVQIALNEAKLSEEKVKSELHHVQEENARLKKSKEQLLKEAEGWSERHTELSEQIILYQKSQKDIEEALAYKENEIEVLTNCIMQLKQLDMDSASEAKKDGEGCEWSTGDDLANGELPDNESEKMKAQIKQMMDVSRVKTMLSIVEEDRNLLQSKLNDEVTARHELEEQIKKLEHDSCSLQSTKAQLENECKTLQQKVEILGELYQQKEMALQKKLTQEEYERQEKEQKLSAADEKAVLAIEEVKVYKQRIQDMEEELQKTERSYKNQIAAHEKKAHDNWLIARSAERALAEEKREAANLRQKLIEVNQKIVMLQRPLIVKPTPGRPDRQVPPRRGPLSRDGSFGPSPVSGGNPSPTQMIEVPARPLSAPRREGSRGEFGTVVDGPPAPRRPPELPGRMSVPDLGPAVASLISSGPRTSSPSTAMDGVANASPKGPPSFPGTPVMTSPVMGPPPPPPVRYGPPPPPLRGHFGPRPLPVPLVRGAPLPPPAARDFLPGPPLGMRDLPPGPVPLPPDPRGYGRGHPPFRPLGPPGPRDYPPGPRLPPPGSRDYTPSPNRDLPPSGPRDHLPGPPPPPAAPKDYTQPPAQKP, encoded by the exons ATGGCCGCAGCCCCACCGCCGGACCCCCGGCTGCTCCTCGTCTTGCTGCTGATCctgcccccgccgccctccttcccctgcgccgccgccgggcccgaCCTGGGCCGCCGCTTCGCCGAGCGCAAACGCTGCGCCGACCCCGAGTGCAGCA TGTTAATGTGCCGAGGGAAGGCAATGCAGGATTTCAAAGGTCCAGACTGTCGCTTTGTAAATTTTAAGAAGGGAGAAGCGGTGTATGTATATTACAAACTAATAGGAAAATCAACTGAGCTCTGGGCTGGAAGT GTTGGAAGCGATTTTGGGTATTTTCCAAAGGATTTACTTGAAATAAATCATAATTATTCCAATGAGGAGCTAGAATTACCAACAGAT gaaacaGACTTTGTTTGCTTTGATGGCGGAAGGGATGATTTTGATAATTATAATGTGGATGAGCTTTTGAAGTCATTGCAAGAGACGATAGCAAATGAAGGGGAAACTGCATCAAGTGATCCAGGGACAAAACCAGCCGAAGGAGTTGAAAGGGATGAAGAGATTGAACAGGTTGATACAGGAAAGCCACTTGATGATTTGGAGACAGATGAGCTAAGCACAGAAGATGACAAGGAAGCCCTCGCCATGACAAAGGAAGTAGACAGTTCTCTTACAGAAGGAACTGAAAATACTGGGGGACACTCCAGTGTCAATAGTCACGAAGAAAACTCTCAGGGAGATCAAATTGCACATGAGCACTTGAAAGGAATGCTACATGGGAAACTAAAAGGGCTAGAAAGTGAAAATACCAAAAACACTAGTATTCCTCAGGGTGAAACCAGTCAACTTGACAAAGAGAATGAAGAAGTCAATGCCTATACGCTTTTAAACAGAGAGCTCTCTGTgaacttgaaaacaaaatttggcTCAACTGCTGATGCTGTTGTATCAGATGATGAAGTGACTCGTCTTGTTACATCGCTGGAAGATGATTTTAATGAAGATTTGAGCATTAATGCTTATGATGCAGAGGAGGAGCCAGACTTTGGAGATCAGTCTGAAGATATCCCTTTGCTGTCTTTtatggcagaggaagaaaataaatccccaGCGCGTTTAGATGATGATGAAAACGATGACATTGAGTCACAAAATCATGAACCTGATGAAGATGCAAAGGGTGCTACAGAGCTAAATAACCAAAGAGACAATGAGGAAGAATCCTATTCAGATGCATTAATTTTTAAGGATGCTTTCAGTAAAAGCAAGAAGTCGGGTGACAGTTTAAGTGTGGACAGGTCTGaatctaaacaaacaaaagagaaacaggaTGAGGTGATGCTAATTAGCAAAAGAGAAGCACCAGCAACAACTCAGCCTGAGGATCTCTCCAAAGAACTCCTTAGAAAGGAACCCGTAGGTACAGGTGATCTggattcaaaagaaaaaacaaacaaaactgaacagTTTGAAGAGCAGCACACAGTTGATGGAACTGGGTCACATACTGAAGAGCTGAAGAGTACAGCTGTGCCTGATCCCCATGTTTTGCCTAGTCCAGGAGATGATCTGCAGTCCAAATCATTTGTTAAAAGCAAGCAAGATGCTTTAAAACCACCTGTTGGTGATATCAACAAAAGTCCAGAAAGAGTGTCATTTGCTCAAGTAGAGAAAGATGAGAATACGTTCGAGCATGACACCTTGGATGAGGACTTGGAAAGCGATTTAAAGCACAAAATGTTATGggagaaaacaaaggagaaagaaagagcgGAGAACAAGCCTTCTGTTAATGTTCCAGCCAAACCAGTGGAAGGGGTAAAAAATGCATCTCAAAGTGACTTAGGAGATACTGACCTCTTGAAAGAGAAACTGGAGCATGGAATGCCCACTGTGGAGAAAGAACTTCTAAGACATGAAGAAGATTTGAAACAAACAGGGGAGACTGATcatgaaaatcagaaaaccaCCTCTCTTAACAAAGAACCtgaaataaaaaggggaaacatgaAAGAAACCCCTGCAGGGGAGGGAGACCACAGCCATAGAGGAGCTGTGGAGCAACCTAGCTCATGGGAAAATGAGACTGAGTATTCAGAGGCAGATGTGAAAGAAGAGCTTTCAAGAAACCTTGGCAAGAGGACAGTATTTGAAGAAAGCATTGAGAAAAGTTCCcctgaagaaaaatcaaaaagcaCTCCACAGAATACTAATACAGAGAGTCTTACTCAGCAAGGAACTGCTCGTACTAAGGATGCAGATTCAGACAAAAATCTTGGCACAAATTTAGCTAAAGAAAGAACACTGAGATCAGAATTGCCATCTGAAGAGCCAGATGTTGAAGACGACCCTGACCTGAAACAACCAGAGGAAGAACTACTGGAAGATGAGAATGCTGCAAGTGCAAAGCTGTCGCAAGCAAGGGCTGCAAACGTACAGGGTGAAACTCTAAACGTTAAAAGTACAAACCCTGAATTAGAAGTACTAAGCAAAGCTGTTTCGGGAACTGCAAATCCTACTTACGAAACGGGACAGGAAACAAATTCCTTTTCTAAGGAGACTGAAAAACCTATCAGCACACAAGATGCAAGCGGGACTGGGAACAAAGAGGTTGACGTACCAGTGAGTGAAGATGCTAAACTGGATGAGACGGTACATGTCATGGAAGATGATGATGAGTCTTTCGAAGCTGAGGAACCGTTAGCTGTGGAAGAAGATAATTTCCACTCTCCTGATGCAGAAGACAACAATGACTTTAACCAGAGGAAAGATCATCTCCCAGAGGGTGTTTTACAGGAAGACTCAAAAGAGGTGCAAAATTTAGAGCATACAAGAAATGACCACCAGCAATCTGCACATTTCCCCAGTCCTGCTGACAGCTCGGCAGCCGCAAATGACACTGTAACAGACTTCAGTGAGTCTGTGAAGCGGCTCACAATAATGAGAGATTTTCTTGATGAAAAGCGTGTAATACGTCTACAAAAGTACCTTGGGCATCGACACGTGGTTAGGATAGAAGCCATGTTTCACGACATGAACGTAGAGATGGAGCTTGCTCGGAAAGCAAGCCATAATACTGAAGATATAGAAAAAGCTTTGGACCAGATACTTGAGTTTTCAGAATCGAGCATTATGGATGTTGTAGGAAAAGTTCTGGATTCCAGAgttgcagaaaataaagaggaggTGGTGAAAGAGATGGATTTGTATGATGAGGAGAGCGCGCTGATGGATGATATTCAAGAATTAATATATTCTTTAAGGAGTAAATACTCATCTGCTAGTGAGAGTGTCCCACTTGCATCTCTTCGAAAACAGGAAGATGATCAGCTGCATATTCAAG ATGGTGCAGAAGAGGCCGAATATGATGGAGTTTCCATCCGAAACCCAAATGCCATTGATGATAGCAATCAGAAATTTCAGCAGCTTGAAGATAAGAGGCCAGAACAGCCTATTGAGGAGGAGAGCGCTGTTAATGTTCCACCTGAGCATGAAGAGGCCAACTTCTCAGATAacagagaagctgaagaagggtaTGATAGTGAAAGAGGATCGCTGCTGGAAGATACTTCCTTTGGGTCAGCTGTTTCGGGACAGAGTGCCATGGAAGATATTGCTGCAG aCCCCGACGAGGACGCCGGGCGGCCGGCAGACGGCGGGGCGGAGGCAGGCGCCGCTTCACGGGGAGTCCTGGACGAAGCGGCGCCCGCGGCCCGCGAGCTCCTGCGGCGG TTGGTTGCTACCCTGCCTGAGGAAATTCGTCCTGGGCCTGATTTCCATGGACTTCCATGGGAGCCTGTTATTATCACTGCCTTAGTGGGAATTGCCACGCTTGCTATAATTTTCTGGAGAACCTGCCTTTCA gtAAAGAGTAGAATATATCAAG tgACTGAAAAGCAACTtgctgaaaagattaaaaaccttctgcaagaaaaaacagaaatcttAGAAAAGATGTCAGAATATGATCAAAAG ATAAAGGAAGCAAAGGAATCTGTGAAAGCGGCCCAAGAACAAAAAGACATTCTCTCTGATGAAACTGCAGAGCTTAAG gaCACTGTCAAAGGACTGGAAGAAGCAAATCGTCAGCTAGATGACAAAGTAAAAAATCTGCACGTGATGCTTGAAacggagagaaaaaagaatgagaagaaacagaacaag aTCTCTGAAACCCAGAAGTCCTTGGAGAAACTTCAGGAGGCTGTCAGTGTGCATTCTGTAGAGCTTTCAGAG GTGCAGATAGCCCTTAATGAAGCTAAGCTAAGTGAAGAAAAGGTGAAATCTGAGCTTCATCATGTGCAGGAAGAGAATGCTAGGCTGAAAAAGAGCAAGGAGCAA CTGCTAAAAGAAGCTGAAGGTTGGAGTGAGAGGCACACTGAGCTCAGTGAGCAGATCATACTGTATCAGAAGTCTCAGAAGGACATAGAAGAAGCACTTGCctacaaggaaaatgaaattgaa GTTTTAACTAACTGCATTATGCAGCTGAAGCAGCTTGACATGGATTCAGCGTCTGAGGCCAAAAAGGATGGTGAAGGGTGTGAGTGGAGCACAGGAGACGACCTGGCCAACGGAGAGCTGCCAG atAATGAGAGTGAGAAGATGAAGGCTCAGATTAAGCAGATGATGGATGTCTCCAGG GTAAAAACTATGTTATCCATAGTTGAGGAGGACAGAAATCTTCTGCAATCCAAACTGAATGATGAAGTAACAGCAAGACATGAGTTGGAAG agcaaataaaaaaattagaacacGATTCCTGTTCGCTCCAGTCAACCAAGGCTCAGCtggaaaatgaatgtaaaacCCTGCAGCAGAAAGTGGAGATTCTTGGTGAACTTTACCAGCAGAAGGAGATGGCACTCCAGAA AAAACTAACGCAGGAAGAGTATGAGCGTcaggagaaggagcagaaatTGTCTGCTGCAGATGAAAAAGCTGTGCTGGCCATCGAGGAAGTGAAAGTTTACAA GCAAAGGATCCAAGATATGGAAGAAGAATTGCAAAAAACAGAGAGATCTTACAAAAACCAG attgCTGCTCATGAGAAGAAGGCACACGATAACTGG CTTATTGCCCGCTCTGCTGAGAGAGCTCTggctgaagaaaaaagagaagcgGCCAACCTGAGACAAAA gttAATAGAAGTAAACCAAAAAATCGTCATGCTTCAAAGACCATTAATTGTAAAGCCAACTCCAGGCAGACCTGATCGCCAAGTCCCACCGCGACGAG GGCCCCTAAGCAGAGATGGCTCTTTTGGCCCATCACCTGTGAGTGGAGGAAATCCATCACCCACACAGATGATAGAAGTTCCTGCTCGGCCCCTTTCTGCTCCTCGAAGGGAAGGCTCCAGAGGTGAATTTG GTACAGTGGTAGATGGCCCCCCTGCTCCACGAAGGCCACCAGAGTTACCTGGAAGGATGTCTGTTCCTG ATCTCGGGCCCGCTGTAGCATCCCTGATCAGTAGTGGGCCAAGAacctcctccccttccacaGCAATGGATGGAGTG